One segment of Nostoc flagelliforme CCNUN1 DNA contains the following:
- a CDS encoding VanZ family protein — MNKCPISDQIFNLLIVITSILLILLATLYPFNFSIPDSFSLPDFFANFNNASNFQDQVNNFLLFMPLGFGFTRLLLQRRIKTGVQVFIVTLVSAGLSFTVEVLQIFLPSRMPTPSDIMNNSIGGFLGFICFYLWNIQSFKNTVAQIENSRASRSIKQIVVFCIGYIFLTFLISLLWQNTINLSNWDANYPLLIGNEQTRDRPWQGYMS, encoded by the coding sequence ATGAATAAATGCCCTATTTCTGATCAAATATTTAATTTGCTCATTGTCATTACCAGTATTTTATTAATACTATTAGCTACACTTTATCCATTTAATTTTTCCATCCCAGACAGTTTTTCCCTACCAGATTTTTTTGCCAATTTTAACAATGCTAGTAATTTTCAAGACCAGGTAAATAATTTTTTGCTGTTTATGCCTTTAGGGTTTGGCTTCACTAGACTCTTGCTGCAAAGAAGGATAAAAACAGGAGTGCAAGTTTTCATAGTTACTTTGGTGAGTGCTGGCTTATCGTTTACAGTTGAAGTATTGCAAATATTTCTACCTTCAAGAATGCCTACTCCATCAGATATTATGAACAATAGTATTGGTGGATTTCTTGGTTTTATTTGTTTTTATCTATGGAATATTCAAAGCTTTAAAAACACTGTTGCACAGATAGAAAACAGTAGAGCTAGCCGCTCAATTAAACAGATAGTAGTGTTTTGTATTGGATATATATTTTTGACATTCCTGATTTCGCTGTTGTGGCAAAATACGATAAATTTGAGTAATTGGGATGCAAATTATCCCCTACTAATTGGCAACGAACAGACGAGGGATAGACCTTGGCAAGGATACATGTCTTAA
- a CDS encoding adenylate/guanylate cyclase domain-containing protein has product MTELTLRLQEGDTETTIAVDQDIFTIGRLPECNLYLPFAGVSRNHARLAKTADGVWTIEDLGSKNGTQVNKYLVNFPQELHHGDIVWLGNVSLVVLLTSPVSQPTGHPGTSDINEQRTILHNVEQLQQQWIAADSKDGNINNKDKTIARLKDLVDIAKNLCAAASIEEIFSQVQQVVFRYLDSIERLALLIDVNGCGQLELVNAATRNISQQKHLPSDGSWISRSICQKVFDEKVVIQTADTQQDERFASEQSILVKGIRSAMAVPLWDENKVVGVLYADANLSSYHWANEGEEELSFFSALANIVASSVQRWLLVEKLKTEEMIRHRLERYHSPAVVQQLISLGALPGGRLAPTESEISILFADLVGFTAISEQLTPTAIAQLLNNLFEEMLKEVFTWGGTLDKYIGDCIMAFFGAPEPQADHADRAVNAAKGMLTRLEHLNANGFWHEPLQLRIAINSGKAVVGDVGSSQRVDYTALGATINLAARMEAVCPPSECVISEATHKMLSLPSDFEEMGDYRFKGIERLVKVYQTKLQPMPTIITPFINL; this is encoded by the coding sequence ATGACTGAACTCACGCTACGCCTACAAGAGGGAGATACCGAGACAACGATCGCAGTTGATCAAGATATATTCACAATTGGTCGTTTGCCAGAATGTAACCTGTACCTACCTTTTGCTGGAGTATCTCGCAATCATGCCCGCTTGGCGAAAACAGCTGACGGTGTGTGGACTATTGAGGATCTGGGCAGCAAAAACGGGACGCAAGTAAATAAATATCTTGTTAACTTTCCCCAAGAGTTACATCACGGCGATATCGTTTGGCTGGGCAATGTTAGCCTGGTAGTGCTGCTCACAAGCCCTGTGTCCCAACCGACAGGGCATCCTGGAACTTCAGACATTAATGAACAAAGAACAATCCTTCACAATGTCGAACAATTACAACAGCAATGGATCGCAGCTGATAGCAAAGATGGCAACATCAATAATAAAGACAAAACCATTGCCCGTCTCAAAGACTTAGTGGACATAGCTAAAAATCTCTGTGCAGCAGCGTCGATAGAAGAGATTTTTTCTCAGGTACAGCAAGTGGTTTTTCGTTACCTTGATAGTATCGAGCGGTTGGCATTATTAATTGATGTTAATGGTTGTGGTCAATTAGAATTAGTCAATGCTGCTACTAGAAATATTTCTCAACAAAAACATCTCCCCTCTGATGGAAGTTGGATTAGTCGTAGTATCTGTCAAAAGGTATTTGACGAAAAAGTTGTTATTCAAACAGCCGATACCCAGCAGGATGAACGGTTTGCTAGTGAACAGAGTATTTTGGTTAAAGGCATTCGTAGCGCGATGGCAGTGCCTTTATGGGATGAGAATAAAGTTGTAGGCGTATTGTATGCCGATGCCAATCTTTCTTCTTACCATTGGGCAAATGAAGGCGAAGAAGAACTCAGCTTTTTTTCAGCTTTAGCAAACATTGTGGCTTCTAGCGTCCAGCGTTGGCTACTGGTAGAAAAACTCAAAACTGAAGAAATGATTCGTCACCGATTAGAACGCTATCATTCTCCAGCAGTTGTGCAGCAGTTGATATCTTTAGGTGCATTACCGGGTGGTCGTTTAGCTCCCACCGAGAGCGAAATCAGTATTTTATTTGCAGATTTGGTTGGCTTTACGGCAATTTCTGAACAGTTAACACCAACAGCGATCGCTCAATTATTAAATAATTTATTTGAAGAAATGCTAAAAGAAGTGTTTACTTGGGGCGGCACTTTAGATAAGTATATTGGCGATTGTATTATGGCATTTTTTGGCGCTCCAGAACCGCAAGCAGATCACGCCGACCGCGCTGTTAATGCTGCCAAGGGAATGCTTACTCGTCTCGAACATCTTAATGCCAATGGTTTTTGGCACGAACCCCTTCAATTACGTATTGCTATTAATAGCGGTAAGGCTGTTGTGGGAGATGTCGGTAGTTCCCAAAGGGTAGATTATACGGCATTAGGCGCGACGATTAATCTTGCTGCTCGGATGGAAGCAGTTTGTCCCCCTAGTGAATGCGTGATTAGTGAAGCCACTCATAAAATGCTTTCACTGCCTTCAGACTTTGAGGAAATGGGAGATTATCGTTTCAAAGGTATTGAGCGATTAGTTAAGGTTTATCAGACAAAATTGCAGCCAATGCCAACAATTATTACTCCATTTATTAATCTTTAG